In Pengzhenrongella sicca, a single genomic region encodes these proteins:
- a CDS encoding hemolysin family protein: protein MWALSLLLGVLVVLAITAVTGYFVAQEFAYMAVDRSRLNVRAAGGDRGATRALAVTRRTSFMLSGAQLGITVTGLLVGYVAEPLIGESLGEGLGGVGVPTGVGIAVGTVLALLFSTFVQMIFGELFPKNLAIARPEPVALWLATSTTVYLKVFGWLIRVFDAASNALLRALGIEPVHDVEHSATARDLEHIVADSRDSGDLPPELSLLLDRIIDFPDRAVEHAMIPRARVDAVRADDTNARVRELMSTGHSRYPVLDDDDQVVGVVHLQDILNGAQVEAAPVTSIMRPAIMVPTSMSLPAGVRTLADSTNQLACVMDEYGGFAGVLTLEDLAEELVGEITDEHDPQTPDRAPVADDGRWVMAGDVHIDEVERAVGHDLPRGDYETIAGLVIAAHGALPDVGTCIVVEFLPDPGHLALAEQPEPVTMGVEVLAVERNVPAVVRVTVPPDPAAPTHPTTEPGEAAPR, encoded by the coding sequence ATGTGGGCGCTCTCGCTGCTGCTCGGCGTCCTCGTCGTCTTGGCGATCACAGCGGTGACGGGGTACTTCGTTGCGCAGGAGTTCGCGTACATGGCGGTCGACCGGTCCCGGCTCAATGTTCGGGCCGCAGGCGGTGACCGGGGCGCGACGAGAGCGCTCGCGGTGACGCGGCGCACGTCCTTCATGCTCTCTGGGGCCCAGCTCGGCATCACGGTGACCGGACTGCTCGTCGGGTACGTCGCCGAGCCCCTGATCGGGGAGTCCCTCGGAGAGGGGCTCGGCGGGGTGGGCGTACCCACCGGTGTCGGGATCGCGGTGGGCACGGTGCTCGCTCTGTTGTTCTCGACGTTCGTGCAGATGATCTTCGGTGAGCTGTTCCCGAAGAACCTCGCGATCGCCCGGCCGGAGCCGGTCGCGTTGTGGCTGGCGACCTCCACGACGGTCTACCTGAAGGTCTTCGGGTGGCTGATTCGCGTCTTCGACGCGGCATCGAACGCGCTGCTGCGCGCGCTCGGGATCGAACCCGTGCACGACGTCGAGCACTCCGCGACGGCGCGCGACCTCGAGCACATCGTGGCGGACTCCCGCGACAGCGGGGACCTCCCGCCGGAGCTGTCCCTGCTGCTGGACCGAATCATCGACTTCCCCGACCGCGCCGTGGAGCACGCGATGATCCCGCGCGCCCGAGTGGACGCAGTGCGCGCCGATGATACGAATGCCCGCGTCCGGGAGCTGATGAGCACAGGGCACTCGCGCTACCCGGTGCTGGACGACGACGACCAGGTCGTCGGCGTCGTCCACCTCCAGGACATCCTCAACGGCGCCCAGGTCGAGGCCGCGCCGGTCACCTCGATCATGCGACCCGCGATCATGGTGCCGACGTCGATGAGCCTGCCCGCCGGGGTGCGCACGTTGGCCGACAGCACGAACCAGCTCGCGTGCGTGATGGACGAGTACGGCGGCTTCGCCGGGGTCCTCACCCTCGAAGATCTCGCCGAGGAGCTGGTGGGGGAGATCACCGACGAGCACGACCCGCAGACCCCCGATCGTGCCCCGGTCGCCGATGATGGCCGCTGGGTGATGGCGGGCGACGTGCACATCGACGAGGTGGAGCGCGCCGTCGGGCACGACCTGCCGCGCGGGGACTACGAGACCATCGCCGGTCTCGTCATCGCTGCCCACGGCGCCCTGCCGGACGTCGGCACCTGCATCGTGGTGGAGTTCTTGCCCGACCCCGGGCACCTGGCCCTGGCCGAGCAGCCCGAGCCGGTGACCATGGGTGTGGAGGTTCTCGCCGTCGAGCGCAACGTGCCTGCCGTCGTGCGGGTGACCGTGCCGCCGGACCCCGCAGCGCCGACCCATCCCACCACCGAGCCGGGCGAGGCCGCACCCCGATGA
- a CDS encoding AI-2E family transporter produces MAVFARRSAQSVRSSAAVPPPEASPGSVHSAASLWADGFGRVGTRSLQVLAVLAVVAVCVLAVTQLTLIVIPVLIALVLAAAISPLVSFLRRKGLPRLVATWIALATLVVLLSGVLWLVVGAVVNQWGDLRDQALDGFDELQGSIQGLPFEITAEQIQSVQESVAGLLRSDAVGSGAIAGVSQTVDFVAGFFIMIVVLFFFLKDGPQLWEFLLRPYEGRRYERGKRIGNATVRTLGGYIRGTAIVAAVDAVAIGIGLAIVGVPLLLPLSVLVFLLAFIPLVGATVAGILAALVALVAVGPVEALVVVAIVVVVNQLEGDFLQPVVMGRTLRLHPLVILIALTAGTVLAGLTGAVLAVPIAASIWRAVQVWDGPDLPARFARKKRQEAV; encoded by the coding sequence ATGGCTGTGTTCGCTCGCCGGTCAGCGCAGAGCGTGCGCTCGTCAGCCGCTGTCCCGCCGCCCGAGGCGTCGCCGGGTTCCGTGCACAGTGCCGCGTCGCTGTGGGCGGACGGGTTCGGTCGGGTGGGAACGCGATCGTTGCAGGTGCTGGCCGTGCTGGCGGTCGTGGCCGTGTGTGTGCTCGCGGTGACGCAGCTGACTCTCATCGTCATCCCGGTGCTCATCGCTCTCGTGCTCGCGGCGGCGATCTCGCCGCTGGTGTCGTTCCTGCGCCGCAAGGGACTGCCGCGGCTGGTGGCGACGTGGATCGCGTTGGCCACCCTCGTCGTCCTGCTCTCTGGGGTCCTGTGGCTGGTCGTCGGCGCCGTCGTGAACCAGTGGGGGGACCTGCGCGACCAGGCGTTGGATGGCTTCGACGAGCTGCAAGGCTCCATCCAGGGGCTGCCGTTCGAGATCACCGCGGAACAGATCCAGTCCGTGCAGGAGTCCGTCGCCGGTCTGCTGCGGTCGGACGCGGTGGGCTCGGGTGCGATCGCGGGCGTGTCGCAGACGGTCGACTTCGTCGCCGGGTTCTTCATCATGATCGTCGTGCTGTTCTTCTTCCTCAAGGACGGTCCGCAGCTGTGGGAGTTCCTCCTGCGCCCGTACGAAGGCCGCCGCTACGAACGCGGCAAGCGCATCGGCAACGCGACGGTCCGCACCCTCGGCGGGTACATCCGCGGGACGGCGATCGTCGCGGCGGTGGATGCGGTCGCCATCGGCATCGGGCTCGCGATCGTCGGCGTGCCGCTGCTGCTCCCGCTGTCCGTCCTGGTGTTCCTGCTGGCGTTCATCCCGCTCGTCGGTGCGACCGTCGCCGGCATCCTCGCCGCCCTGGTCGCCCTCGTCGCGGTGGGCCCGGTCGAGGCGCTCGTCGTGGTCGCGATCGTCGTCGTGGTGAACCAGCTCGAAGGTGACTTCCTCCAGCCCGTGGTCATGGGGCGAACGCTGCGCCTGCACCCCCTCGTCATCCTCATCGCGCTCACCGCCGGCACGGTGCTCGCCGGGCTGACCGGAGCAGTGCTGGCCGTACCGATCGCGGCCTCGATCTGGCGGGCGGTCCAGGTGTGGGACGGCCCGGACCTCCCCGCCCGGTTCGCGCGGAAGAAGCGGCAGGAAGCCGTCTAG
- a CDS encoding APC family permease: MSDQGGLARRLGTGDAVVIGMGSMIGAGVFVAFAPAARAAGAGLLLGLAVAAAVAYANATASAQLAAQYPTSGGTYVYGRERLGPWWGFLAGWSFVIGKTASCAAMALTFAAYAAPAAWAKPVAVAAVVGLATVNYRGVTRTARLARVIVAVVLAALAVVILAGLFGAEPRWAQVTVWSSGSGGWYGVLQSAGLLFFAFAGYARIATLGEEVRDPASTIPRAIQIALGVTVVVYASIAVTLLTVLGPAGIAATSAPLASAVDASTWTWAGPVVRIGSATAALGALLALIAGVGRTELAMARTGDLPRWLAAVHPRYGVPHHAEIALAAAVCLLVLTVDLRGAIGFSSVGVLLYYLVANLAAFTQAPEHRRFPRALQGFGALGCVALVATLPPPSVLAGIGVLLVGLLYRAWRLRREPP, translated from the coding sequence ATGAGCGATCAGGGCGGACTTGCCCGTCGTCTGGGCACCGGCGACGCGGTCGTCATCGGTATGGGCTCGATGATCGGCGCTGGTGTGTTCGTCGCGTTCGCGCCGGCGGCGCGGGCCGCGGGCGCGGGGCTGCTCCTCGGCCTTGCGGTGGCGGCAGCAGTGGCGTACGCGAATGCGACCGCATCGGCGCAGCTCGCCGCCCAGTACCCGACCTCCGGCGGGACGTACGTCTACGGCCGCGAGCGCCTCGGCCCGTGGTGGGGCTTTCTGGCGGGGTGGAGCTTCGTGATCGGCAAGACGGCGAGCTGCGCGGCGATGGCCTTGACGTTCGCCGCCTATGCCGCCCCTGCGGCGTGGGCCAAGCCCGTGGCCGTGGCGGCCGTGGTGGGCCTGGCGACGGTCAACTACCGCGGCGTGACCCGCACGGCTCGGCTGGCCCGCGTCATCGTGGCCGTTGTGCTCGCCGCCCTGGCCGTCGTGATCCTCGCAGGGCTGTTCGGCGCGGAGCCTCGCTGGGCGCAGGTCACCGTCTGGAGCAGCGGCAGCGGAGGCTGGTACGGCGTGCTGCAGTCGGCTGGCCTGCTGTTCTTCGCGTTCGCGGGCTACGCACGAATCGCGACCCTCGGCGAGGAGGTGCGTGATCCGGCGTCGACCATCCCCCGCGCGATCCAGATCGCGCTCGGCGTCACGGTCGTGGTGTACGCGAGCATCGCCGTCACGCTGCTCACGGTGCTCGGACCTGCCGGGATCGCAGCCACCTCCGCACCTCTCGCCTCGGCAGTCGACGCGAGCACCTGGACCTGGGCGGGACCCGTGGTCCGGATCGGCAGTGCGACGGCCGCGCTGGGGGCGTTGCTCGCGCTCATCGCCGGTGTCGGTCGCACCGAGCTGGCGATGGCGCGCACGGGGGATCTGCCGCGGTGGTTGGCGGCCGTCCACCCGCGGTACGGCGTGCCGCACCACGCGGAGATCGCCCTTGCCGCAGCCGTCTGCCTGCTGGTCCTGACCGTGGACCTGCGAGGTGCCATCGGCTTCTCCTCCGTCGGGGTGCTCCTGTACTACCTCGTCGCCAACCTCGCCGCCTTCACCCAAGCTCCCGAGCACCGCCGATTTCCGCGGGCACTGCAGGGCTTCGGCGCGCTTGGCTGCGTCGCGCTCGTCGCGACCTTGCCACCACCATCCGTCCTTGCCGGGATCGGCGTGCTCCTCGTCGGGCTGCTGTACCGAGCGTGGCGCCTGCGCCGCGAACCGCCCTGA
- a CDS encoding 4Fe-4S binding protein, translating to MPAPVATRPGDPAPDRGVDPDATPDLPPMPAGRDLLAIPMVRRALRSRWYPGILQVPIAAVFGLVAYQLLLGPDAAHDNPGTALMWVLWWPLIPIVFVLVGRFWCAVCPFGALSDLVQKMVGARRPVPVFLKRYGVWIIDASFLIITWSDHVWGVVESPWGSGVLLLILTTLVIASGAFFQRRTFCRYLCFLGGMAGNYARVGMVELRADNAICTTCTARAVCYNGNEKVAGCPLFSFPRTMDDSANCNLCANCIKSCPNDAIQLRVRKPASELWFIRKPQLEQSFLAAAIMGIVLIQNVTMLEVWQDVLGAIERTTGVTSYPVIFTAAFVVAVGLPVGLLAGASWFASARNLESTRMNFARFGYALIPLDVAAHIAHNLFHLLAEGKSVFYTLTAMLGGESDGGSTALVGAGTIQILQFALLALGVAGSLYTARRITHRRYQTLARRRATLAPYVTIIGLLGALNIYLFVLPMAMRM from the coding sequence ATGCCCGCTCCTGTTGCCACCCGACCAGGCGACCCCGCTCCTGACCGCGGCGTCGACCCCGATGCCACCCCCGATCTCCCCCCGATGCCGGCGGGCCGCGATCTGCTGGCGATCCCCATGGTGCGGCGGGCGCTGCGCAGCCGCTGGTACCCCGGCATCCTGCAGGTACCGATCGCCGCCGTGTTCGGCCTGGTCGCCTACCAGCTGCTGCTGGGACCCGACGCTGCCCACGACAACCCCGGCACCGCACTGATGTGGGTGCTGTGGTGGCCACTCATCCCCATCGTGTTCGTCCTGGTCGGCCGCTTCTGGTGCGCCGTGTGCCCGTTCGGAGCACTGTCCGACCTCGTCCAGAAGATGGTCGGTGCGCGGCGCCCGGTCCCGGTGTTCCTCAAGAGGTACGGCGTCTGGATCATCGACGCCTCGTTCCTGATCATCACCTGGTCTGACCACGTCTGGGGTGTCGTGGAGTCTCCCTGGGGCTCCGGAGTGCTGCTGCTCATCCTCACCACCCTCGTCATCGCCTCCGGCGCGTTCTTCCAACGCCGCACCTTCTGCCGCTACCTGTGCTTCCTCGGCGGCATGGCCGGCAACTACGCCCGCGTCGGCATGGTCGAGCTCCGTGCCGACAACGCGATCTGCACGACCTGCACCGCCCGGGCCGTCTGCTACAACGGCAACGAGAAGGTTGCGGGCTGCCCCTTGTTCAGCTTCCCCCGCACCATGGACGACAGCGCCAACTGCAACCTGTGCGCCAACTGCATCAAGTCCTGCCCCAACGACGCGATCCAGCTCCGCGTCCGCAAGCCCGCGAGCGAGCTGTGGTTCATCCGCAAGCCCCAGCTCGAGCAGTCCTTCCTCGCCGCGGCGATCATGGGCATCGTCCTCATCCAGAACGTCACGATGCTCGAGGTGTGGCAGGACGTGCTCGGCGCCATCGAGCGAACCACCGGGGTGACGAGCTACCCGGTCATCTTCACCGCCGCGTTCGTTGTCGCCGTCGGCCTCCCCGTCGGCCTGCTCGCCGGCGCGTCCTGGTTCGCCTCGGCGCGCAACCTCGAGAGCACCCGGATGAACTTCGCCCGCTTCGGCTACGCCCTGATCCCGCTCGACGTCGCGGCCCACATCGCGCACAACCTCTTCCACCTGCTCGCTGAGGGCAAGTCGGTCTTCTACACGCTCACCGCGATGCTCGGGGGCGAGTCCGACGGCGGCTCCACCGCGCTGGTGGGCGCCGGCACCATCCAGATCCTGCAGTTCGCCCTGCTCGCACTCGGCGTCGCCGGGTCGCTCTACACCGCGCGGCGCATCACCCATCGTCGGTATCAGACCCTCGCTCGACGACGCGCCACCCTCGCCCCGTACGTCACGATCATCGGCCTGCTCGGGGCCCTGAACATCTACTTGTTCGTGCTCCCGATGGCCATGCGGATGTGA
- a CDS encoding DUF305 domain-containing protein, translating to MDRRTLASIVGGALVLAVALSSCAGGSSEPAAGGGSTSTAPQTSATPALVDDTRNAVDVEFTQNMVVHHEGAILMANMASRMASSSQVKALGERISAAQEPEIVTMKSWLVEWGEQSAAEVDMDGMDMGGMDMGGMDMGGMSQDDAMADLKSVDGTAFDRRFLELMIEHHRGALAMTATELAAGTNPQARALAQVISDAQTVEITEMDQLLQTLPIIDERSEEARP from the coding sequence ATGGACCGCAGAACCCTCGCGAGCATCGTCGGCGGCGCACTCGTCCTGGCCGTGGCCTTGTCATCCTGCGCGGGCGGCAGCAGCGAACCCGCCGCTGGCGGCGGCTCGACCAGCACGGCGCCGCAGACCTCGGCGACACCAGCGCTCGTCGACGACACCCGAAACGCCGTCGACGTCGAGTTCACCCAGAACATGGTCGTCCACCATGAAGGTGCGATCCTGATGGCCAACATGGCCTCCCGCATGGCCAGCAGCTCGCAGGTGAAGGCGCTGGGTGAGCGGATCAGCGCCGCGCAGGAGCCCGAGATCGTCACGATGAAGTCCTGGCTGGTGGAATGGGGCGAGCAGAGCGCGGCCGAGGTCGACATGGACGGGATGGACATGGGCGGCATGGACATGGGCGGCATGGACATGGGCGGCATGAGCCAGGACGACGCGATGGCCGACCTCAAGTCCGTTGACGGGACGGCCTTCGACCGGCGCTTCCTCGAGCTCATGATCGAGCACCACCGCGGCGCCTTGGCGATGACTGCCACCGAGCTCGCGGCGGGCACCAACCCTCAGGCGCGTGCTCTCGCCCAGGTGATCAGCGACGCGCAGACCGTCGAGATCACCGAGATGGACCAGCTCCTCCAGACCCTCCCGATCATCGACGAGCGGAGCGAGGAGGCGAGGCCGTGA
- a CDS encoding heavy metal translocating P-type ATPase, which yields MRAEPGHAAMNEAAMEGMSLDDMVRDLRRRFLVAALLSVPIVLWSPIGREVLGFTAQAPFGLRDDAFSLLLSVPVIFYAAWIFFVGAVHALRARTLDMMVLVAVGVGTGWTYSAVVTLTGGGEVFYEAASVLATFVLLGHWLEMRARGGANTAVRTLLELAPATALVVRDGEPVEVPTGEVAVGDLLLVRPGARVPVDAVVTDGESDVDESMVTGESLPVSKAPGSKVIGASINTTGSLRVRATSVGADTALARIVLLVQEAQSSKAPGQRLADRAAFWLVLVALVGGAATFALWLAAGESAQTAMLFAITVVVITCPDALGLATPTAIMVGTGLGASRGVLFKNATALETSARIDTVVMDKTGTLTRGTPAVTDVVASGMTETEMLTLAAAVERESQHPLARAIVALADERDLERLAATGFRDVPGQGSSAQVDRRRLLVGNRRLMSAESVALDTMGARHDDLAAQGRTVVLIAVDGRAVGVIALADAPRATAAAAVDALHRAGIAVVMLTGDNEATARRIAAQLGIDTVIAEVLPADKAAAIAGLQQAGQRVAMVGDGVNDAPALATADLGVAIGAGTDVAIETADVVLMRSDPLDVPVALRIGAGTRRTMRQNLGWAIGYNAIALPIAAGVFAPAFGLVLRPEIAALTMSGSSLIVAVNALFLKRLRLPAREQVESLTTVH from the coding sequence GTGAGAGCCGAGCCCGGCCACGCCGCGATGAACGAGGCGGCCATGGAGGGCATGTCGTTGGACGACATGGTCCGGGACCTGCGGCGCCGGTTCCTTGTCGCGGCCCTGTTGTCGGTGCCGATCGTGCTGTGGTCCCCCATCGGACGCGAGGTCCTCGGCTTCACGGCCCAGGCACCGTTCGGCCTGCGTGACGATGCCTTCTCCCTGCTCCTGTCCGTGCCGGTGATCTTCTATGCGGCGTGGATCTTCTTCGTTGGGGCGGTCCACGCGCTGCGCGCGAGGACGCTGGACATGATGGTGCTCGTCGCGGTCGGTGTCGGTACCGGGTGGACCTACAGCGCCGTCGTCACCCTCACCGGTGGTGGCGAGGTGTTCTACGAGGCGGCCAGCGTGCTGGCGACCTTTGTGCTGCTCGGGCACTGGCTCGAGATGCGGGCGCGCGGGGGCGCCAACACCGCGGTCCGGACCCTGCTCGAGCTGGCCCCCGCGACGGCCCTCGTCGTCCGCGACGGCGAACCGGTCGAGGTGCCCACGGGCGAGGTGGCGGTCGGCGATCTGCTGCTCGTGCGCCCCGGCGCTCGCGTGCCGGTGGACGCGGTCGTGACCGACGGCGAGTCGGACGTCGACGAGTCGATGGTGACCGGTGAGTCCTTGCCGGTCTCCAAGGCGCCTGGCTCGAAGGTCATCGGTGCCTCCATCAACACGACCGGGTCGTTGCGTGTGCGCGCGACGAGCGTGGGCGCCGACACCGCGCTGGCACGGATCGTCCTGCTGGTGCAGGAAGCGCAGAGCTCCAAAGCGCCCGGGCAGCGGCTGGCGGACCGCGCGGCGTTCTGGCTGGTTCTGGTCGCGCTCGTCGGTGGTGCTGCCACGTTCGCGCTCTGGCTGGCCGCGGGCGAGAGCGCGCAGACCGCGATGCTGTTCGCGATCACGGTCGTGGTGATCACGTGCCCGGACGCGCTCGGGTTGGCCACGCCGACGGCGATCATGGTCGGCACCGGCCTAGGGGCCAGCCGCGGGGTGCTGTTCAAGAACGCGACGGCACTGGAGACCTCGGCGCGGATCGACACAGTCGTGATGGACAAGACCGGCACCCTCACGCGAGGCACCCCAGCGGTGACCGACGTCGTGGCCTCCGGGATGACCGAGACCGAGATGCTGACCCTGGCCGCCGCCGTCGAGCGCGAGTCGCAGCACCCGCTCGCCCGGGCCATCGTGGCGCTCGCGGACGAGCGCGACCTTGAGAGGCTGGCTGCGACCGGCTTCCGCGACGTGCCCGGCCAGGGCAGCTCCGCGCAGGTCGATCGACGCCGCCTCCTGGTCGGCAACCGGCGCCTCATGAGCGCCGAGAGCGTCGCCCTCGACACGATGGGGGCGCGCCACGACGACCTGGCGGCCCAGGGCCGCACCGTGGTGCTCATCGCCGTCGACGGGCGTGCGGTCGGCGTGATCGCCCTGGCGGACGCGCCGCGGGCGACCGCCGCGGCGGCGGTCGACGCGTTGCACCGCGCGGGCATCGCCGTCGTCATGCTCACCGGCGACAACGAGGCGACCGCCCGGAGGATCGCCGCTCAGCTCGGGATCGACACAGTGATCGCGGAGGTCCTGCCAGCAGACAAGGCCGCCGCGATCGCCGGGCTGCAGCAGGCCGGTCAGCGTGTGGCGATGGTCGGGGACGGCGTCAACGACGCCCCCGCCCTGGCCACGGCCGATCTTGGCGTTGCCATCGGCGCGGGGACCGACGTCGCCATCGAGACCGCCGACGTCGTCCTGATGCGCTCAGACCCGCTCGATGTCCCCGTGGCGCTGCGCATCGGCGCTGGCACGCGGCGCACGATGCGGCAGAACCTGGGGTGGGCCATCGGGTACAACGCGATCGCGCTACCGATCGCGGCTGGCGTGTTCGCGCCCGCGTTCGGGTTGGTGCTGCGACCGGAGATCGCGGCACTGACGATGTCCGGGTCGTCGCTGATCGTCGCGGTTAACGCGCTGTTCCTCAAGCGGCTGCGGCTACCCGCCCGTGAACAGGTCGAATCCCTGACAACGGTGCACTGA
- a CDS encoding response regulator transcription factor — MSVPAAEPRIPHTGGPRVLVVDDEVPLARLVAGYLRRDGFEVETVADGEGAIARARAWRPAVIVLDLGLPGVDGTEVCRAVRAFSDCYIVMLTARVDEIDKLVGLSVGADDYLTKPFSPRELVARVRAMLRRPRLDAAEAAPELPISRFGELSVDVVGREVRVAGAPVSLTKTEFDILAALAARPGMVFTRGQLIEAVWGGVWLGDEHLVDVHIGHVRRKLGDDPAAPVFIRTVRGVGYRMGLGR, encoded by the coding sequence ATGTCTGTTCCTGCGGCCGAGCCCCGAATCCCCCACACCGGCGGGCCACGCGTGCTCGTCGTGGACGACGAGGTTCCCCTGGCGCGACTCGTCGCCGGGTACCTGCGCAGGGACGGCTTCGAGGTCGAGACCGTCGCCGACGGCGAGGGGGCGATCGCACGCGCCCGTGCCTGGCGGCCCGCGGTGATCGTGCTCGACCTGGGGCTGCCCGGCGTCGACGGCACTGAGGTGTGCCGCGCGGTGCGGGCCTTCTCCGACTGCTACATCGTCATGCTCACCGCCCGGGTCGACGAGATCGACAAGCTCGTGGGCCTGTCCGTGGGGGCCGACGACTACCTCACCAAACCCTTCAGCCCCCGCGAGCTGGTCGCCCGCGTGCGCGCCATGCTGCGCCGGCCGCGCCTGGATGCCGCAGAAGCGGCACCGGAGCTGCCGATCAGCAGGTTCGGGGAGCTGTCGGTCGACGTCGTCGGCCGCGAAGTTCGGGTCGCGGGAGCGCCGGTGTCGCTCACCAAGACGGAGTTCGACATCCTTGCGGCGCTCGCGGCCCGCCCGGGCATGGTGTTCACCAGAGGCCAGCTCATCGAGGCGGTCTGGGGCGGGGTCTGGCTCGGGGACGAGCACCTGGTTGACGTCCACATCGGCCACGTACGCCGCAAGCTGGGAGACGACCCCGCGGCGCCAGTGTTCATCCGGACCGTTCGAGGAGTGGGGTATCGGATGGGGCTGGGCCGATGA
- a CDS encoding sensor histidine kinase encodes MSRAWPTITRGLRTRLLFSIAVVVIIGGATAWFVVVGVGPAIFHDHMVHLGGASESATLHAEQAFRTASALSLALALAAALLTSVAVSFLLTRRITRSLAPVTEAAGRVADGDYSARVPPVGMGAEFDDLATAFNTMAGDLGRVEASRSRLLGDLAHEMRTPVATLGAYLEAISDGFEHADAPTLAMLRDQVARLSRLGEDIALVTTAEEGRLTMRRTTLSVTQIVASATAQAAGRYTTRGVDLVVRVAPAAVSARVDADRDRIAQVLTNLLDNALRHTAADGRVDVMVDVVGEAVRLVVADDGDGIAREHLPYVFDRFYRIDSARDRGHGGSGIGLAIAKVVTEAHGGTITAHSDGLRRGAVFTVALPLAPATGT; translated from the coding sequence ATGAGCCGCGCCTGGCCCACCATCACACGCGGCCTCCGCACGCGGCTGTTGTTCTCGATCGCCGTCGTGGTGATCATCGGGGGCGCGACCGCGTGGTTCGTGGTCGTCGGCGTCGGACCCGCGATCTTCCACGACCACATGGTCCACCTCGGGGGCGCAAGCGAATCCGCGACCCTGCACGCCGAGCAAGCGTTCCGCACCGCGTCCGCGCTCTCGCTCGCGCTCGCCCTCGCGGCAGCGCTACTGACCTCCGTCGCGGTGAGCTTCCTCCTGACCCGTCGCATCACCCGGTCCCTGGCACCCGTCACTGAGGCGGCCGGGCGCGTCGCCGACGGCGACTACTCCGCCCGGGTGCCGCCGGTGGGGATGGGCGCCGAGTTCGACGACTTGGCCACGGCGTTCAACACGATGGCCGGCGACCTCGGCCGCGTCGAGGCGAGCCGCTCGCGGCTGCTCGGCGACCTCGCTCACGAGATGCGTACCCCCGTCGCCACCCTCGGCGCCTACTTGGAAGCGATATCCGACGGCTTCGAGCACGCCGACGCGCCAACGTTGGCCATGCTCCGCGATCAGGTCGCCCGGTTGTCGCGGCTGGGCGAGGACATCGCCTTGGTCACCACAGCCGAGGAGGGCCGACTGACGATGCGCCGCACGACGCTGAGCGTCACGCAGATCGTCGCCAGCGCCACCGCCCAGGCCGCCGGCCGCTACACCACGCGCGGAGTGGATCTCGTCGTCCGCGTGGCACCCGCCGCCGTATCCGCACGTGTGGACGCCGACCGGGACCGGATCGCCCAGGTGCTGACCAACCTGCTCGACAACGCGCTGCGCCACACCGCCGCCGACGGCCGGGTCGACGTGATGGTCGACGTGGTGGGCGAGGCGGTCCGCCTCGTGGTGGCCGACGACGGCGACGGCATCGCGCGCGAGCACCTCCCGTACGTGTTCGACCGGTTCTATCGGATCGACTCCGCCCGCGACCGGGGCCACGGTGGATCCGGAATCGGCCTCGCGATCGCCAAGGTCGTCACCGAGGCACACGGCGGAACCATCACGGCGCACAGCGACGGCTTGCGCCGTGGTGCGGTGTTCACGGTCGCCCTTCCGCTCGCGCCGGCTACCGGGACCTAG
- a CDS encoding YdeI/OmpD-associated family protein, protein MSVPRRFTVTVVESDRGRVIVPIPFDPDDAWGHKSAHHVAGTVAGRGVRGVIESYDGGPGIVLGAAWRRDCGVRAGDQVSVILVPEGPQRGDLAPDVLEALEAEPAAGLFFDGLAQFYRKAFLTWIDATKRRPELRAPRIVEMVDLLKAGKKERPPG, encoded by the coding sequence ATGTCGGTACCACGTCGGTTCACCGTGACCGTTGTCGAGAGCGACCGAGGTCGCGTGATCGTTCCGATCCCCTTCGATCCGGACGACGCGTGGGGGCACAAGTCGGCCCACCATGTTGCCGGCACGGTAGCTGGCAGGGGGGTGCGCGGCGTCATCGAGAGCTACGACGGCGGGCCAGGAATCGTGCTGGGCGCGGCGTGGCGGCGTGACTGTGGTGTGCGAGCCGGTGACCAGGTCTCGGTCATCCTGGTACCGGAGGGTCCCCAGCGGGGGGACCTCGCGCCGGACGTCCTCGAGGCACTCGAGGCAGAGCCGGCGGCCGGACTGTTCTTCGACGGACTGGCCCAGTTCTACCGGAAGGCGTTTCTCACCTGGATCGACGCCACCAAGCGACGGCCTGAGCTACGGGCCCCGCGAATCGTGGAGATGGTCGACCTCTTGAAGGCGGGCAAGAAGGAACGTCCCCCCGGGTAG